A window of Nicotiana tabacum cultivar K326 chromosome 24, ASM71507v2, whole genome shotgun sequence contains these coding sequences:
- the LOC107797010 gene encoding protein PECTIC ARABINOGALACTAN SYNTHESIS-RELATED-like gives MAELRHSSSIGNRVTASPRKRDDVVASSSPLVPDNNGAPNVDDDDDDYRGRYYPRDRFRSLFSSYLQPLFPFFFPDDSRSHPHNSKISLFLLVFIILSLLVAISSVVHRLNAPYLCKKDGITLQCPRVKESPSLWENPYSSTTSWKPCAERREGLISDIPSENATNGYIFIHAEGGLNQQRIAICNAVAVAKIMNATLILPVLKQDQIWKDQTKFEDIFDVDHFINYLKDDVRIVRDIPEWFTDKSELFTSIRRTVKNIPKYASADFYIDNVLLRIKEKKIMSLKPFVDRLGYDNVPPEINRLRCRVNYHALKFLPEIEQMADQLVSRMRNRTGSSNPFMALHLRFEKGMVGLSFCDFVGTRSEKALMAAYRKKEWPRRFKDGAHLWALALQKRKEGRCPLEPGEVAVLLRAMGYPKETQIYVASGQVYGGQNRMAPLRNMFPNLVTKEELATKPELDGFRKHVTSLAALDFLVCLKSDVFVMTHGGNFAKLIIGYRRYMGHRQKSIKPDKGLMSKSLGDPYMGWASFVEDVVVTHQTRTGLPEETFPNYDLWENPLSNCMCRA, from the exons ATGGCGGAGCTACGCCACTCAAGCTCGATCGGAAACCGAGTAACGGCGTCACCTAGGAAGCGAGACGACGTCGTTGCTTCTTCATCTCCTTTGGTTCCTGACAACAACGGGGCTCCTAACGTTGACGATGACGATGACGATTACCGTGGCCGTTATTATCCTCGAGATCGGTTCCGTTCACTCTTCTCTTCATATCTTCAAcctcttttccctttcttcttcccCGATGACTCGAGGTCTCATCCTCACAATTCAAAGATCTCGCTTTTTCTGCTCGTCTTTATCATACTTTCGCTCCTCGTCGCCATTTCCTCTGTCGTTCATCGATTG AATGCCCCATATTTGTGCAAGAAGGATGGTATAACTCTTCAGTGTCCACGG GTGAAAGAGTCTCCTTCCTTGTGGGAGAATCCTTATTCATCAACAACCTCATGGAAGCCTTGTGCGGAGCGACGTGAGGGACTGATATCAG ATATTCCATCTGAGAACGCAACAAACGGTTATATATTCATACACGCTGAGGGTGGTCTAAACCAGCAAAGGATCGCT ATATGCAATGCTGTTGCAGTGGCCAAAATTATGAATGCTACCCTTATTTTGCCAGTATTAAAGCAAGATCAGATATGGAAAGACCAAAC GAAATTTGAGGACATTTTTGATGTAGATCATTTTATTAACTATCTGAAGGATGATGTGCGGATTGTTCGAGATATCCCAGAGTGGTTTACTGACAAATCAGAGCTGTTCACAAGCATAAG GCGTACAGTCAAGAACATTCCCAAGTACGCTTCAGCAGACTTCTACATAGATAATGTTTTACTACGCATCAAGGAGAAGAAGATAATGTCTTTAAAACCTTTTGTCGATCGACTTGG GTATGACAATGTTCCTCCAGAGATAAACAGGCTGAGGTGCAGGGTCAACTATCATGCTCTGAAGTTCCTTCCTGAGATTGAGCAGATGGCTGATCAACTTGTTTCAAGGATGAGAAACCGCACTGGTAGTTCAAATCCTTTCAT GGCTCTTCACCTGAGATTTGAGAAGGGAATGGTGGGTCTATCATTCTGTGATTTTGTTGGAACAAGGTCAGAGAAAGCTCTCATGGCTGCATACAGAAAGAAAGAATGGCCTCGCCGGTTTAAG GATGGTGCTCATTTGTGGGCATTGGCCCTGCAAAAGCGCAAGGAAGGACGATGCCCTCTCGAGCCTGGTGAAGTAGCTGTGCTGCTTCGGGCCATGGGTTATCCTAAAGAAACTCAAATATATGTTGCTTCTGGACAGGTCTATGGTGGACAGAACCGCATGGCACCGCTGAGGAACATGTTCCCAAATCTT GTTACAAAAGAGGAACTAGCTACAAAACCAGAATTGGATGGTTTCAGGAAGCATGTGACAAGCTTAGCAGCCCTTGACTTCCTAGTCTGCTTGAAGTCTGATGTATTTGTGATGACACACGGAGGAAACTTCGCCAAATTGATCATAGGATATCGTAGGTACATGGGTCATCGTCAGAAATCCATTAAACCGGACAAGGGTCTGATGTCCAAATCCCTTGGGGATCCATATATGGGATGGGCTAGCTTTGTGGAAGATGTTGTCGTAACCCACCAGACCAGAACTGGTTTACCTGAAGAAACGTTTCCAAATTATGATCTTTGGGAGAATCCTTTGAGCAATTGCATGTGTAGAGCCTGA
- the LOC107797009 gene encoding chloroplast sensor kinase, chloroplastic, whose translation MLLSAFPPQNPLPLSNLTHPPPPPPPPHHHQPTLLFSPTFHKAAITVTHASSQRLPPLALTNAVATSSTYTSLRHVSGACSDDDSDGDGDSDGMVSSASAVAAAIRNASTSPVEFVQRIEKDDGGLVLPSADFKRLCVEQFDLFRRIVHPQSVLSVYVRPAGSYVMDQLELRRITLHPRVNATDLVILTGNFSIPAGLRATEAALSRQEAELLPELGAVVFPMVKHPFIVGFLVAELPRTAFDKGGFNVKAWPGQEEFYSLPPSTDLKSLNIQTSTDHSFEMLKFTAEQRLNAINISRSLAMAYVMDQKAILLQQSTWQNNIRMSNLVEQIRGSLSSIRTLSKMLSTQIRKSEISYDIVQDILEQGDCLSDTLKGLQDAVSLTKANIMRYSEETLKKMPKSTHPDRESVRSQLSSSLSEKLESLSLKSKDLEMPMPPLALAPLRQEGIRPCNVSDVLVDLVGAVAPLAHEQRRAVLLSEVPRSLQVPIEEPALRQALGNLIEGALLRIQAGGKVEIVATGAPAGGALVIIDDDGLDMHYMTQMHSLAPFGADLFSEDKVEDNMTWNFVAGLTVSREILESYGCVVRVISPRLTDAAIGTGGTRIELWFPSLSSSSVVNGPSHED comes from the exons ATGCTGCTCTCTGCATTTCCTCCGCAGAATCCATTACCATTATCCAATCTCACCCACCCAcctccacccccacccccaccccatcACCACCAACCTACCCTCCTCTTCTCCCCTACCTTCCACAAAGCAGCAATTACAGTTACTCACGCTTCTTCACAGAGACTACCACCACTTGCTCTCACCAATGCTGTCGCTACCTCCTCCACCTATACTTCTCTCCGGCACGTCAGTGGCGCGTGCTCCGACGATGATTCTGACGGCGACGGCGACAGCGACGGTATGGTTTCGTCGGCGTCAGCTGTTGCTGCGGCCATACGGAATGCTTCGACGTCACCGGTGGAGTTCGTTCAGAGGATTGAAAAGGATGACGGAGGCTTGGTATTACCGAGTGCTGATTTCAAGAGACTTTGCGTTGAACAATTCGACCTCTTTCGCCGTATTGTCCATCCTCAGTCTGTTCTTTCC GTTTATGTAAGACCAGCAGGTAGTTATGTAATGGATCAGCTAGAGTTGCGTCGCATTACTTTACATCCACGTGTTAATGCGACTGATCTTGTGATTCTAACTGGTAACTTTAGCATTCCTGCGGGCTTAAGAGCGACTGAAGCAGCTCTTTCGAGACAAGAG GCAGAATTACTTCCTGAGCTTGGAGCTGTGGTGTTCCCTATGGTAAAACACCCATTTATTGTTGGGTTTTTAGTTGCGGAACTCCCAAGAACTGCATTTGATAAGGGTGGGTTTAATGTGAAAGCATGGCCTGGCCAGGAGGAGTTTTATTCCTTGCCTCCTAGCACGGATTTGAAATCGTTGAATATCCAAACTTCAACTGACCACTCCTTTGAGATGTTAAAATTCACAGCTGAGCAAAGATTAAATGCTATAAATATTTCCCGTTCACTTGCAATGGCTTATGTCATGGATCAG AAAGCAATTTTGCTCCAACAGTCCACCTGGCAAAATAATATCAGGATGAGCAATTTGGTTGAGCAA ATTCGGGGTTCTCTTTCCAGTATTCGAACTTTGAGTAAGATGTTATCTACTCAGATTAGAAAGAGTGAG ATTTCATATGATATTGTTCAAGACATCTTGGAGCAAGGTGATTGCTTGAGTGATACTCTTAAGGGACTCCAGGATGCTGTTTCCCTAACAAAG GCTAATATAATGCGCTATAGTGAAGAAACATTGAAAAAGATGCCTAAATCAACTCATCCTGATCGTGAGTCGGTGAGGTCTCAGTTATCCAGTAGCTTGTCTGAGAAGCTAGAATCTCTCTCTTTAAAATCCAAGGATCTAGAAATGCCAATGCCACCTCTTGCTCTAGCACCTTTACGCCAGGAAGGAATCAG ACCATGCAATGTTTCTGATGTACTGGTGGATTTGGTGGGAGCAGTGGCGCCTTTAGCACACGAGCAGAGGAGAGCTGTTTTACTTTCTGAGGTTCCGAGATCTTTACAGGTGCCCATTGAAGAGCCTGCTTTACGACAGGCATTGGGTAATCTGATTGAGGGTGCTTTATTGCGTATACAAGCTGGTGGAAAGGTTGAAATTGTTGCCACTGGAGCACCTGCAGGGGGTGCTCTTGTTATTATTGATGATGATGGCCTTGATATGCACTATATG ACACAGATGCACTCTCTAGCACCTTTTGGGGCAGATCTATTTTCTGAAGATAAGGTAGAGGATAACATGACATGGAATTTTGTGGCTGGACTAACTGTTTCACGAGAAATATTGGAGAGTTATGGATGTGTCGTGCGGGTGATCTCACCAAGATTAACAGATGCTGCAATTGGAACTGGGGGAACCCGTATAGAACTCTGGTTTCCCTCTTTATCTTCTTCATCTGTCGTAAATGGCCCTTCTCATGAGGATTAA